A single genomic interval of Argopecten irradians isolate NY chromosome 8, Ai_NY, whole genome shotgun sequence harbors:
- the LOC138329389 gene encoding tripartite motif-containing protein 2-like: MAEGGGADNQIAVKGDRSGQNIDIDPRLIECPICLEQLRHPKSLPCLHTFCEECLNIYIAQEADKLATSFPCPLCRLETVPMDPKEKKENWAKQFPTNNFIIEVSKECPPESKRHGCDPCKLKKISERVEAKVWWKESNRFLCGNCLKHLKGFIGSDLTLVDVTSGQRLLPKTTSACTYCPKHNKEMDLFCEDHQSVCCATCVAVAHRRCEEVTTLSEYGDKIRSSTELQDMRSGLQQVAADMKSFTEYIKNKTNHLGDEKDAVLQEMTDFRKRFEARLDRLQRDITNEVVTTYKEEKHKLDDMLHKCERMYNGIKRTQALSENEVIKNDDMQMVSVLQRGTMEVKSCKDIMQHTAKSLITVKMDLDLDDEFRMAEEALIHGRINITKTKSKIPLKYLSIRPLSIAEVKKVGKLCIKTASDQHRCHATGLLYLPDADIIVVDGGNNKVKIFKESGELVDELRLETNPWDLCLIDKTTLAVTMQSKQLIKIIRLKSSKLHMDPDSEIKTGKPCNGMTYNGGQYILTAALSQEVYSLEKHGSKVQILSKLTSYPYYVAYDQTSDDAVFSLYTSKEDDTVVYRLSSDGTTTEMAKVGLLKNGNGVDVDEEGNVYVCGRASNNVVQISRNGRVRELLKSKEPLTLSFCANRFILSNAATNTSNYITIYESF, from the coding sequence ATGGCGGAAGGTGGAGGTGCAGACAACCAGATAGCGGTCAAAGGAGATCGTTCAGGACAGAACATAGATATCGACCCCCGACTGATCGAGTGCCCCATCTGTCTTGAACAACTCCGACACCCGAAATCACTGCCTTGTCTCCACACATTCTGTGAAGAATGTTTGAATATCTACATTGCACAGGAGGCGGATAAACTCGCCACTTCTTTTCCTTGTCCACTTTGTCGGTTAGAAACAGTTCCGATGGATCCAAAGGAGAAGAAAGAAAATTGGGCTAAGCAGTTTCCTACCAACAACTTTATAATTGAAGTGTCCAAAGAGTGTCCTCCAGAATCGAAGCGACATGGATGTGACCCCtgcaaactaaaaaaaatatcagaacGTGTTGAAGCGAAAGTATGGTGGAAAGAATCCAATCGTTTTCTATGTGGTAATTGTCTTAAACATCTCAAAGGCTTCATAGGTAGCGATCTTACTCTGGTAGATGTAACATCAGGACAAAGGCTCCTTCCGAAAACTACCTCGGCTTGCACCTACTGTCCGAAACACAATAAAGAGATGGACCTGTTTTGTGAGGACCATCAGTCAGTCTGCTGTGCTACGTGTGTAGCTGTCGCCCACAGACGATGTGAAGAAGTAACGACGCTGTCCGAATATGGAGACAAAATCCGAAGTAGCACTGAATTACAGGACATGCGCTCTGGTCTTCAACAAGTCGCAGCAGACATGAAGTCCTTCactgaatatataaaaaacaaaacaaatcatttgGGAGATGAAAAAGATGCCGTTCTGCAAGAGATGACAGATTTTCGTAAGCGATTTGAGGCACGTCTGGATAGGTTACAACGGGACATCACTAACGAAGTTGTCACTACCTACAAGGAAGAGAAACATAAACTTGATGACATGTTACACAAGTGTGAGCGGATGTACAACGGAATCAAAAGAACACAGGCTTTGTCGGAGAATGAAGTCATTAAAAATGATGACATGCAGATGGTGTCAGTTCTTCAGCGAGGAACAATGGAAGTAAAATCTTGCAAAGACATCATGCAACACACAGCCAAGTCATTGATCACCGTTAAAATGGACCTCGACTTGGATGATGAATTCCGTATGGCAGAGGAAGCATTGATACACGGAAGAATAAATATTACCAAGACAAAGAGTAAAATTCCATTAAAATATCTGTCCATAAGACCACTCTCAATTGCAGAAGTGAAAAAAGTCGGAAAACTGTGCATAAAGACTGCTTCCGATCAACACCGATGTCATGCAACAGGATTATTATACTTACCTGACGCAGACATCATAGTAGTGGACGGTGGCAACAACAAAGTGAAAATATTCAAGGAATCTGGTGAGTTAGTCGATGAACTTCGTCTGGAAACGAACCCTTGGGATTTGTGTTTGATAGACAAAACTACCTTGGCTGTCACCATGCAAAGCAAACAACTGATAAAAATAATCAGATTGAAATCTTCGAAGCTGCACATGGACCCAGACTCTGAAATCAAGACTGGAAAGCCGTGTAACGGAATGACATACAATGGTGGTCAGTATATTCTAACAGCAGCACTATCACAAGAAGTATACAGTTTGGAGAAACACGGATCCAAAGTTCAGATTCTATCAAAGTTGACCTCTTACCCTTACTATGTTGCTTATGATCAGACCAGTGATGATGCTGTATTTAGTTTATACACTTCCAAAGAAGATGATACAGTGGTGTACCGACTTTCATCTGACGGGACAACCACAGAGATGGCAAAAGTAGGACTTCTGAAGAACGGAAACGGAGTGGACGTTGACGAGGAAGGAAACGTGTATGTTTGTGGAAGAGCTTCCAACAACGTTGTTCAGATATCGCGAAACGGAAGAGTTCGAGAATTATTGAAATCAAAAGAACCGCTGACACTATCTTTCTGTGCTAATAGATTTATCCTATCGAATGCGGCTACCAATACTAGCAATTATATCACAATATACGAATCGTTCTGA